AGAAAGAAGAAAAATAAGTACCTCTTTTTCTAAATCTTAAAATTGCAAAGGCAATAGAAATTAAAACAATAGCAGATGTTGCAACAATTAAAAGATACATAGTAGAATAATCTAAATGCACATTTAGTACAGGAAGTTTTTTAGTTACAAACTCTACGAACAGAGGTTTAAACCACCCTGCAACTATTGAAAGAATAGCTAAAATTGACATTGAAGCAATTACAAAACTCTTTGCTTCGTGTGGATGATAATTAAACTCTTTGAAGTTTTCTTTCCCAAAGAATACATACATAATAAGTCTAAATGAATAAAACGCAGTAAACCCTGCTGTTATAAATAACACTGTCCAGATTATAAAGCTATGACTTCCAAAGGCAACTTCTAAAATTAAATCTTTTGAGAAGAATCCTGCTAATGGGAAAATTCCAGCAAGTGCAAGAGAAGCAATTATCATAATAATTGCAGTTGCTTTCATATGCTTATATAAGCCACCCATATTTTTTATATTTATTTCATCATTAAGTGCATGCATAACATTTCCAGCTCCTAAAAATAAAACTGACTTAAAGAAAGCATGAGTTGCAAGGTGAAATAATGCAACCCAATAAGCTCCAAGCCCAGCTGCTACAAACATATATCCAAGTTGAGATAAAGTAGAAAAGGCAATGATTTTTTTAATATTTGTTGCAACTAATGCCATAAGTGCAGCCCCAATTGCTACAAAAGCACCAAGAGAGGCAATAAAATATCCTACATTTGGAGCTGCTACAAAAATCTCATTTGCTCTTATTACTAAATAAACACCAGCTGTAACCATTGTTGCAGCATGAATTAGTGCTGAAACAGGAGTTGGTCCTTCCATTGCATTTGCAAGCCATTGATTAAAAGGAAACTGTGCTGATTTTCCCATTGCTCCTATAAATAAAAGTATAGCAATCCCTACAATTAAACTATTATCCAAAGCAATTATATTTGCAAACACTACATCATATTGTAAGCTTCCAATATTCCAATAGATTAAAAACATCCCTAAAAGCATTGCTAAATCAGCAATTCTATTTGTGATAAAAGCTTCATTTGCTGCAAATGAAGGGGAAATAGAAGAGAATGGTGATAAAGTAGAAAATGGTGATTTTTTAATATCATTTGATAACTCTTGGTCTTTTTTGTAATACCAAAAACCAATTAAACCCCAAGAACAAAGACCAACACCTTCCCATCCAATAAACAATCCTGCGAAGTTATCACTCATAACAAGAATCATCATTGAAAATACAAAAGCCCCTAACCATGCAAAAAATCTATTAAAACTTTTATCATGTTCCATATAACCAATAGAATGAATATGAACCATAGTTGAAACAACTGTTACAACAACCATCATCACAACACTTACTTGATCAACTACAAAACCAAAAGGTATTGATAAATTACCTATTTCTATCCATGAAAAAAGTTTTGTTAAAACTACTACATCAGTTGAATAAACAAAATATAAAAGTTTTAATGAAGCAAACATTGAAATTGCAATAGAAAATGTTGCTAATACTCCAATAAAAGTTTGTTTTTTACTATTTGAAAATAAAGCAGCTATTAGTGAGCCTACAAGTGGAGCAAAAAGGGCAATATATAAATAATTTTCCATAAACATTGCCCCCCTATCCTTTCATGCTTTGTAAAGTATCAAGATTGATTGAGCCTTTTTTCTTGTACCAAAGAATAAGAAGTCCAAGTCCTATAGCAACCTCACTTGCTGCAACAGCAACAATAAAAAAGGCAAACATTTGTCCTGTGATATCTTCTTGAAATTTTGATACAGCAGCAAGTCCAACATTTACTGAATTTAACATGATCTCTGTTGAAAAGAAAAGCATTAAAAGATTTTTTCTTCTTAATACTCCAAGCATCCCTATAAAAAAAAGTATTGCAGATAAAATTAAATATGCATTTAAACTCATTTGTTTCTCTCTTTCTCTTCTTTTTCTAGTGCATCAATTTGTTCTTCACTAAGTTCTGTATATGATACATTCATCTTTTTACCTGCTAGAATAATTCCACCAATCATGGCAACTAAGAGCATTACTGCTGCAATTTCAAAGGGAACTAAATATTTTGTAAACAGTATAATTCCAACTTGTTGTGAATTTCCTAATTCTGTATTTACAGGATAGTGAGCATTAATATTTGATTCGATAATTGGAGCAGTGAATATTAACACTACAATTAAAGAAGAAATTCCAGTTAACAAAAATACTAATCTTGGATTTTTTATATTCTCTTTTACAGTTGATAAAGAATCAAAAAACATCATACCAAAAGCATATAAAGCCATTACAGCTCCTGTATAAACAACAATTTGTACAGCTCCTAAAAACTCTGCTCCTAGCAGAAAGAAAAAAGCTGAAATAAATATCATTCCAGCTGCTAATGAACTTAATGCATATAAAGAGTTATTTGTAAAAACTGTAATTGAAAACATTGATACAGTTAAAAATGCAAAAAGATAAAAGGCTACAATCTCAAACATTCAAACTCCTTAATATAATAGTGGTGTTTTTTTAATTTTTTTATCAGCATCAGGGGATACAGCACCAAAACCTGGATACTCTTTTTGCTCTAATAATTTATCAAGGGGTGTTAATAAATCCTCTTTTAAAGCAAAATGAGCTCTTTGTTCACTTGCATTTTCATATCTGCCACCATGAACAATTGCAAGCTCTGGACAAACTTCTGCACAATAACCACAAAAGATACATCTACCCATATTAATTGTATATTCAAGTACTTCTTTTCTAGAGTTTTCGTCAATTCTAGTATCCATTCTAATACAATCAGCAATACAAATTTTCTCACAAAGACCACATCCAATACATCTATTTTCACCAGATTCTAAAAGTGCAAGTAATTTATGAACTGCTCTATATCTAGGTCCAATAGGAAGTTTTTCAGCTGGATATTGGACTGTTTGCATTTCACCTTTAAATAGTGCTTGTCTCATAATATTTAAAACAATTCCAAGTCCTTTAAAAAGTTCACCCTTTAGTGATCTTTTTATAACTTGTTTAAAATGTTCCCATGAAGTTTTTGGATAGTTATCTTCAAATATGTTTATATAATCATCTACGCTAACATCTCTATTTTTTAATTTATCTAAACTCATTATCAAATCCTAAAACATCAAGATTAAACCAGTGATTAAAATGTTTATCACTGATAATGGCATTAAAACTTTCCAGCAAAGCCACATAAGTTGGTCAGGTCTAATATGAGGCCATGAAGCTCTTGTCCAAAGGAAAAAGAAAATTAACATCATTACTTTTAGTACAATTGCTAAACCACCGGGAATAAACCAAAGGTCATTAAACCCACCAAGGAAAATAAGTGAAATTAAAAAACATACTGTAAATAAATTTGCATATTCACCTATAAAAAACATTCCCCATCTAAGTCCTGAATACTCCGTTGCATATCCTGCAACAATCTCTGCTTCGTGCTCTAATAAATCAAAAGGTGTTCTATTTGTTTCTGCAAAACCAGCAATTACAAACAAAATAAAAGCCATTGGTTGAGACCAGATTATCCAATTTGTAAATCCACCTGCTTG
The Arcobacter sp. CECT 8983 genome window above contains:
- the nuoL gene encoding NADH-quinone oxidoreductase subunit L, with the translated sequence MENYLYIALFAPLVGSLIAALFSNSKKQTFIGVLATFSIAISMFASLKLLYFVYSTDVVVLTKLFSWIEIGNLSIPFGFVVDQVSVVMMVVVTVVSTMVHIHSIGYMEHDKSFNRFFAWLGAFVFSMMILVMSDNFAGLFIGWEGVGLCSWGLIGFWYYKKDQELSNDIKKSPFSTLSPFSSISPSFAANEAFITNRIADLAMLLGMFLIYWNIGSLQYDVVFANIIALDNSLIVGIAILLFIGAMGKSAQFPFNQWLANAMEGPTPVSALIHAATMVTAGVYLVIRANEIFVAAPNVGYFIASLGAFVAIGAALMALVATNIKKIIAFSTLSQLGYMFVAAGLGAYWVALFHLATHAFFKSVLFLGAGNVMHALNDEINIKNMGGLYKHMKATAIIMIIASLALAGIFPLAGFFSKDLILEVAFGSHSFIIWTVLFITAGFTAFYSFRLIMYVFFGKENFKEFNYHPHEAKSFVIASMSILAILSIVAGWFKPLFVEFVTKKLPVLNVHLDYSTMYLLIVATSAIVLISIAFAILRFRKRGTYFSSFLEDKFFYRLLANQFYIPHFIEAIVNKSYLILSIIAYRIFDMKIIDFMVDGIAKVIYKSGDKTRVSQSGNLSSSLRLMVLGIVFLLVLGVVLAVASQGVY
- the nuoK gene encoding NADH-quinone oxidoreductase subunit NuoK codes for the protein MSLNAYLILSAILFFIGMLGVLRRKNLLMLFFSTEIMLNSVNVGLAAVSKFQEDITGQMFAFFIVAVAASEVAIGLGLLILWYKKKGSINLDTLQSMKG
- a CDS encoding NADH-quinone oxidoreductase subunit J, yielding MFEIVAFYLFAFLTVSMFSITVFTNNSLYALSSLAAGMIFISAFFFLLGAEFLGAVQIVVYTGAVMALYAFGMMFFDSLSTVKENIKNPRLVFLLTGISSLIVVLIFTAPIIESNINAHYPVNTELGNSQQVGIILFTKYLVPFEIAAVMLLVAMIGGIILAGKKMNVSYTELSEEQIDALEKEEKERNK
- the nuoI gene encoding NADH-quinone oxidoreductase subunit NuoI; its protein translation is MSLDKLKNRDVSVDDYINIFEDNYPKTSWEHFKQVIKRSLKGELFKGLGIVLNIMRQALFKGEMQTVQYPAEKLPIGPRYRAVHKLLALLESGENRCIGCGLCEKICIADCIRMDTRIDENSRKEVLEYTINMGRCIFCGYCAEVCPELAIVHGGRYENASEQRAHFALKEDLLTPLDKLLEQKEYPGFGAVSPDADKKIKKTPLLY